One Sanguibacter keddieii DSM 10542 genomic window carries:
- a CDS encoding Gfo/Idh/MocA family protein has translation MSTLRVGLVGYGGAGRGIHARLVEQAGHVVTVVVSRSPERAATAREDWPGVEVVDDLDSLLADTSRYDLVVLASPTPLHEEQAVQVLEAGVPLLLDKPIALDGAGAERVARTARETGTPLTVFQNRRWDPEQLTLRSVLDEGTIGTVYRFERRWERWRPVPQQRWKEQDPQGGGLLLDLGTHLVDSAVQLFGPVESVYAELARHTTPTEDDVFLSLRHVAGADGQQVVSHLWGGSVVGAPGPRTRVLGSAGAYVVTTFENDASPFEQMDADAPGGSEGWLAHGHERTPVRRAPGGHEDFYPVVAAWVLDGGPVPVDPAETVVTARVLDAARESARTGNRVILA, from the coding sequence ATGAGCACACTGCGCGTCGGGCTGGTCGGGTACGGGGGAGCAGGGCGTGGCATCCACGCCCGGCTCGTGGAGCAGGCAGGTCACGTCGTCACCGTCGTGGTGAGCCGCTCCCCGGAGCGTGCCGCGACGGCGCGCGAGGACTGGCCGGGGGTCGAGGTCGTCGACGACCTCGACTCCCTGCTGGCCGACACCTCGCGGTACGACCTCGTCGTGCTCGCCAGCCCCACGCCGCTCCACGAGGAGCAGGCGGTGCAGGTCCTCGAGGCCGGCGTGCCCCTGCTGCTCGACAAGCCGATCGCCCTCGACGGCGCCGGGGCCGAGCGGGTCGCCCGCACCGCCCGCGAGACCGGGACACCGCTCACCGTGTTCCAGAACCGGCGCTGGGACCCCGAGCAGCTCACGCTCCGGTCCGTCCTCGACGAGGGGACGATCGGCACGGTCTACCGCTTCGAGCGGCGCTGGGAGCGGTGGCGCCCGGTACCGCAGCAGCGCTGGAAGGAGCAGGACCCCCAGGGTGGCGGTCTGCTCCTCGACCTCGGGACGCACCTCGTCGACTCGGCGGTCCAGCTCTTCGGTCCGGTCGAGTCGGTCTACGCCGAGCTCGCCCGCCACACGACGCCGACCGAGGACGACGTGTTCCTCTCGCTGCGCCACGTCGCCGGCGCGGACGGCCAGCAGGTCGTCAGCCACCTGTGGGGTGGTTCTGTCGTCGGTGCACCCGGGCCGCGCACCCGCGTCCTGGGGTCGGCGGGCGCGTACGTCGTCACGACCTTCGAGAACGACGCGTCCCCCTTCGAGCAGATGGACGCCGACGCTCCAGGAGGCTCTGAGGGGTGGCTCGCTCATGGTCACGAGCGGACCCCGGTCCGGCGCGCACCGGGCGGCCACGAGGACTTCTACCCGGTGGTCGCCGCCTGGGTCCTCGACGGAGGTCCCGTGCCCGTGGACCCCGCCGAGACCGTCGTGACGGCACGCGTCCTCGACGCGGCCCGCGAGAGCGCGAGGACGGGCAACCGGGTCATCCTGGCCTGA
- a CDS encoding TIGR01777 family oxidoreductase codes for MDTSRSTVVVAGSSGFIGSALVPRLRRRGYDVRTLVRRPVRAPGEITWDPSTGQLPSDALDGAAAIVNLAGVGVGDHRWTESYRQQILRSRVDSTTLLAEHLVAAVADGRAPRDAVLVQGSAIGAYGDQGDTVLTESSPYGQGFLADVVRAWEAAAEPARAAGLRVAHLRTGIVLAPSGGALGRLLPLVKAGVAGRMGSGDQFWSWITLEDEIRAVLHVLESDLEGPVNLTAPAPSRNGDLTRALGDAFGRPTKVAVPGFALKIALGEFSSELLGSQRVHPQVLEEAGFEFTHPTIHAAAAWVADGRSAQSSPTV; via the coding sequence ATGGACACCTCTCGCAGCACCGTCGTCGTCGCAGGCTCGAGCGGGTTCATCGGGTCGGCCCTGGTCCCCCGGCTACGACGTCGCGGGTACGACGTCAGGACGCTCGTCCGTCGCCCGGTCCGCGCACCCGGCGAGATCACCTGGGACCCGTCCACCGGACAGCTGCCCAGCGATGCCCTCGACGGTGCTGCCGCCATCGTGAACCTCGCGGGCGTCGGGGTGGGCGACCACCGCTGGACCGAGTCGTACCGCCAGCAGATCCTGCGCTCGAGGGTCGACTCGACGACGCTGCTCGCCGAGCACCTCGTCGCGGCCGTCGCCGACGGTCGCGCACCGCGCGACGCCGTCCTCGTCCAGGGCTCCGCCATCGGCGCCTACGGCGACCAGGGCGACACCGTCCTCACCGAGTCCAGCCCGTACGGCCAGGGCTTCCTCGCCGACGTGGTCCGCGCGTGGGAGGCCGCTGCCGAGCCCGCACGGGCGGCAGGTCTGCGCGTCGCACACCTGCGCACCGGGATCGTCCTGGCCCCGAGCGGCGGCGCGCTCGGTCGCCTGCTGCCCCTCGTCAAGGCCGGGGTCGCCGGCCGGATGGGCAGCGGCGACCAGTTCTGGAGCTGGATCACTCTCGAGGACGAGATCCGGGCGGTCCTGCACGTGCTCGAGTCCGACCTCGAGGGACCGGTGAACCTCACGGCCCCTGCGCCCTCGCGCAACGGCGACCTCACCCGGGCGCTCGGCGACGCCTTCGGCCGCCCGACCAAGGTGGCGGTCCCGGGCTTTGCGCTGAAGATCGCCCTCGGGGAGTTCTCGAGCGAGCTGCTCGGGTCCCAGCGCGTGCACCCGCAGGTCCTCGAGGAGGCGGGGTTCGAGTTCACGCACCCCACCATCCACGCGGCCGCGGCCTGGGTTGCCGACGGGCGCTCGGCGCAGTCCAGCCCGACCGTCTGA